A genomic stretch from Thermomonospora umbrina includes:
- a CDS encoding WXG100 family type VII secretion target, whose protein sequence is MGFGELQVDPGDIRKAAGELGKVIDKLDQDLTTLESDLAGFGEPWGGDDIGMLIGMCYQGIHDLAMECFAGNLDELEAIAEDLEKMADNYQGSEELSDIEVNRVREILG, encoded by the coding sequence ATGGGGTTCGGGGAGTTGCAGGTCGACCCGGGCGACATCCGGAAGGCCGCGGGGGAGTTGGGCAAGGTCATCGACAAACTCGACCAGGACCTGACGACCCTGGAGAGCGACCTGGCCGGATTCGGGGAACCGTGGGGCGGCGACGACATCGGCATGCTGATCGGGATGTGCTACCAGGGCATCCATGACCTGGCGATGGAATGCTTCGCCGGCAACCTCGACGAACTCGAGGCCATCGCCGAGGACCTCGAGAAGATGGCCGACAACTACCAGGGCTCCGAAGAACTGTCGGACATCGAGGTCAACCGGGTGCGGGAGATCCTGGGCTGA
- a CDS encoding SGNH/GDSL hydrolase family protein, with amino-acid sequence MARRALAALSILAAAVTLPTATATSARAETAPIRYVALGDSYTAGPLTSLFQPGSPLGCLRGIGNYPSIVARTLRPASFKDVSCSGAKTKHFTEAQSFSIGRPNPPQYDALSTETTLVSLTIGGNDIGFSKAVRCFELSYSDPEGSPCKDELTAGGVDQFAQSIAAAAPKVGTALAGIAQRAPNAKVFLLNYPLILPAEGNGCFPWVPIAKGDVPYLRDVQKWLNGMLADQAAQHGVTLVDTAEPGHDACQPNPLKRWVEGIPTQFAAPAHPNMWGEAAMASLLLEAVRAAG; translated from the coding sequence ATGGCCCGCCGAGCACTCGCCGCCCTGTCGATCCTCGCCGCAGCCGTCACGCTGCCGACGGCGACCGCCACCTCCGCACGAGCGGAGACCGCGCCGATCCGGTACGTGGCGTTGGGGGACTCGTACACGGCCGGGCCGCTGACCTCGCTCTTCCAGCCGGGGTCGCCGCTGGGCTGTCTGAGGGGCATCGGCAACTATCCGTCGATCGTCGCCAGGACGCTCAGGCCCGCGTCGTTCAAGGACGTGAGCTGCAGCGGGGCCAAGACCAAGCACTTCACGGAGGCGCAGTCGTTCTCCATCGGGCGCCCCAACCCGCCGCAGTACGACGCGCTGAGCACGGAGACGACGCTGGTGAGCCTGACGATCGGCGGCAACGACATCGGCTTCAGCAAGGCGGTGCGGTGCTTCGAGCTGAGCTACAGCGACCCGGAGGGCTCGCCCTGCAAGGACGAGTTGACCGCCGGGGGCGTCGACCAGTTCGCGCAGAGCATCGCCGCCGCCGCGCCCAAGGTCGGAACGGCGCTGGCGGGCATCGCGCAGCGGGCGCCGAACGCCAAGGTGTTCCTGCTGAACTACCCGCTCATCCTGCCCGCGGAGGGCAACGGCTGCTTCCCCTGGGTGCCGATCGCCAAGGGCGACGTCCCGTACCTGCGGGACGTCCAGAAGTGGCTGAACGGGATGCTCGCCGACCAGGCCGCCCAACACGGGGTGACCCTGGTCGACACGGCCGAGCCGGGCCATGACGCCTGCCAGCCCAACCCGCTCAAGCGGTGGGTGGAGGGCATCCCGACCCAGTTCGCCGCCCCGGCCCACCCGAACATGTGGGGCGAGGCCGCCATGGCGTCACTCCTGTTGGAGGCCGTCCGCGCGGCCGGCTAG
- a CDS encoding helix-turn-helix domain-containing protein produces the protein MTFGEKLRALMADHGIGLRELARSVPCDAGHLSKVSHDRKTPSVQLAARLDEILQANGELVAHREPSPGGAPDDDEWEALELARRVAASDVGDETITALEMTVDDLASAYPRTPPAELLVRTRRHLGYVSRLMEARMTLAERRRLVVVGGWLSLLTATSEIDLGRHSVAAARLRTAAQLAAHAGHTELLAWTLETRAWQTLTDGDYREAITLSRGAQEIAPRDGSAFIQATAQEGRAWARLGGRSETRDALARVERLVEPLPVPSRPEHHFRYDPAKGDAYTGTTLSWLGDPAAESYARGVLARMEHPSNGLARPRRAVDARLDLALALLATDQPAEAAHTALEAITSGWLVPSNHWRAAEVITAVEAHRLPEATTLREAYRDLCVRAVPTPQSTQ, from the coding sequence ATGACCTTCGGCGAGAAGTTGCGCGCACTGATGGCCGACCACGGAATCGGCCTGCGAGAACTGGCCAGATCGGTTCCCTGCGACGCCGGTCACCTGTCGAAGGTCTCCCACGACCGCAAGACGCCTTCCGTTCAACTCGCCGCGCGACTCGACGAAATCCTCCAGGCGAACGGCGAACTGGTCGCACACCGCGAACCGTCACCCGGCGGTGCGCCGGATGACGACGAATGGGAGGCGCTCGAACTGGCACGTCGCGTCGCCGCGAGTGACGTCGGAGATGAGACGATCACCGCGCTGGAGATGACCGTCGACGATCTCGCATCCGCCTATCCCCGGACTCCACCGGCCGAGCTGCTCGTACGCACCCGACGTCACCTCGGCTACGTCTCACGGCTCATGGAAGCGCGGATGACGCTGGCCGAGCGGAGGCGGCTGGTCGTGGTCGGCGGCTGGTTGTCGCTGCTCACGGCGACCTCCGAAATCGACCTCGGCCGGCATTCGGTCGCCGCCGCGCGGCTGCGCACCGCCGCCCAACTCGCCGCGCACGCCGGGCACACGGAGCTCCTCGCGTGGACGCTGGAGACACGAGCCTGGCAGACGCTCACCGACGGCGACTACCGGGAGGCGATCACCTTGTCCCGTGGGGCGCAGGAGATCGCGCCTCGGGACGGGTCCGCCTTCATCCAGGCCACCGCGCAGGAGGGCCGGGCATGGGCCCGACTCGGCGGCCGGTCCGAGACGCGCGACGCCCTCGCCCGCGTCGAGCGTCTCGTTGAGCCCCTGCCCGTGCCGAGCCGTCCGGAGCACCACTTTCGGTACGACCCCGCCAAGGGCGACGCCTACACCGGCACCACGTTGTCGTGGCTGGGCGACCCGGCGGCCGAGTCCTACGCACGCGGAGTGCTGGCCCGCATGGAGCATCCCTCCAACGGCCTCGCCCGACCCCGCCGCGCCGTTGACGCCCGCCTCGACCTGGCCCTGGCCCTGCTCGCCACCGACCAGCCCGCCGAAGCCGCCCACACCGCTCTGGAGGCCATCACCAGCGGCTGGCTGGTGCCCTCCAACCACTGGCGCGCGGCCGAAGTGATCACCGCCGTGGAGGCCCACCGGCTCCCCGAGGCCACCACCCTCCGCGAGGCGTACCGCGACCTGTGCGTCCGAGCCGTCCCGACACCGCAAAGCACCCAGTGA
- a CDS encoding OmpA family protein, with product MNEPSPLAAARAVTVEHARSLARSGHLAEAADLLEPLCAEADPGTAPHMLLACVYAQQGRWWDADRIWAAAQELGMGTPAVAAARRRVALLGEQGRRSAPWGRWLPAATAFLAVAALVLLVDVWRDDRTIREASAAPPVVSPRSSRTVSSLADVRPEVAGAQVERSAGELSVTFPRGLFSRGATLSSDGRATLGRLGGALRAHAGRLNVLVIGHTDPRPPGPDSGFATNAELGELRAAVVREALRSASGLSTSAFTLSTLADAASAAGDGRSARTVTLRISPAGAR from the coding sequence GTGAACGAGCCGTCGCCCCTCGCCGCCGCTCGTGCGGTGACGGTGGAACACGCCAGGTCCCTGGCCCGATCGGGTCACCTCGCGGAGGCGGCGGACCTGCTGGAGCCCCTGTGCGCCGAAGCCGATCCGGGCACCGCGCCGCACATGCTGCTGGCCTGCGTCTACGCGCAGCAGGGCCGTTGGTGGGACGCCGACCGCATCTGGGCCGCCGCCCAGGAGCTCGGCATGGGCACTCCCGCCGTCGCCGCCGCCCGTCGCCGGGTGGCGCTGCTCGGCGAGCAGGGCCGCCGATCCGCGCCCTGGGGTCGTTGGCTCCCGGCGGCGACGGCGTTCCTGGCGGTCGCGGCGCTGGTGCTCCTGGTGGACGTCTGGAGGGACGACCGAACGATCCGGGAGGCGAGCGCCGCTCCGCCCGTTGTCTCTCCGCGCTCTTCTCGGACGGTGTCCTCTCTGGCGGACGTTCGTCCGGAGGTGGCCGGCGCGCAGGTCGAACGTTCGGCCGGGGAGTTGTCGGTCACCTTCCCGCGTGGACTGTTCAGCCGGGGCGCGACGCTCTCGTCCGACGGCCGGGCCACGCTCGGACGGCTCGGCGGAGCGCTCCGGGCGCACGCGGGCCGGTTGAACGTCCTCGTCATCGGCCACACCGACCCTCGACCGCCGGGGCCGGACAGCGGATTCGCCACCAACGCCGAGTTGGGCGAGTTGCGCGCCGCCGTCGTGCGCGAGGCGCTGCGTTCGGCGTCCGGGCTGTCCACCAGCGCGTTCACCCTGTCGACGCTGGCCGACGCGGCGTCCGCGGCGGGCGATGGCCGATCCGCCCGCACGGTGACGCTGCGGATCTCCCCGGCGGGCGCGCGATGA
- a CDS encoding Hsp70 family protein: protein MTRTTIDFGIDLGTTNSAIAKLNGVEADIVKNNEGHETTPSAVMIDRRGRLFVGRAAKERNEIDPDNTCVEFKLRMGTAGDPKVFKATDRSLGPEELSAEVLKSLRRDVAQRTGEEIDAAVITVPAAFELSACEATRRAAGLAGLRQAPLLQEPTAAALAHGFQSTDDNSFWLVYDFGGGTFDAAIVNIRDGEFTVVNHRGDNFLGGKLLDWAIVERLLIPAAAREHGLGDLRRGDPRWIKEINKLKLAAEAAKIRLSQAGSAEILVELRDTDGDFVEFEYDLTRSEVERLTEPLIVRSVNLCRNALTESGLGPSDIEKVLLVGGPTLSPYLRERLADPVEGLGIPIDHGQDPITAVARGAAIFAGGQLLDAPASAAPLPPGRYAVALDYQPVGPDTEPLVGGTVSGGDIAGFTIEFVNTATRPAWRSGAVPLTDAGAFTVYLRAERGVANAFQIELADATGAPRKVTPGTLTYTVGVVDTQPPLTQSIGIGLAGNEVEWLIKRGTPLPARRRVLLRTTVAVSAGSSDGMILIPVLEGEHTRADRNTRIGRLEVKPEQVRRDVPEGSEIDLTITIDESRLVVARAYVALLDEEFEHVINLGTERVPDADELARDTEAELRRLEAARREAREYGDARSAKVLERIEAERIAEDVDAMVKAAPVDRDAATAGSKRLQDLKAATDEVEAELEWPKLTQEARDMIDAARQVVLSRNDAGEIARLGQAEASITDAISAHDPDLLRQRIEELRVMVLRILSESGELDRLVFEDLERLVPEMGDPAEARRLVSVGGDALRRGDLAMLKEINAALRSLLPTPPLPPDPFSTVRRGR from the coding sequence ATGACCAGGACCACCATCGATTTCGGGATCGACCTCGGCACCACCAACAGCGCCATCGCGAAACTCAACGGCGTCGAAGCGGACATCGTCAAGAACAACGAGGGGCACGAGACCACCCCCTCGGCCGTCATGATCGACCGGCGTGGGCGGCTGTTCGTGGGGCGCGCCGCCAAGGAGCGCAACGAGATCGATCCCGACAACACCTGTGTCGAGTTCAAATTGCGGATGGGCACCGCGGGCGATCCCAAGGTGTTCAAGGCCACCGACCGTTCCCTGGGGCCGGAGGAACTGTCCGCCGAGGTGCTCAAGTCGCTGCGCCGCGACGTCGCCCAGCGGACCGGCGAGGAGATCGACGCGGCGGTCATCACGGTGCCCGCCGCGTTCGAGCTGAGCGCGTGCGAGGCGACCCGCCGGGCGGCCGGGCTCGCCGGTCTGCGGCAGGCCCCGCTGCTCCAGGAGCCCACGGCGGCGGCGCTCGCCCACGGGTTCCAGAGCACCGACGACAACTCGTTCTGGCTGGTCTACGACTTCGGCGGCGGCACGTTCGACGCGGCCATCGTCAACATCCGGGACGGCGAGTTCACCGTGGTCAACCATCGGGGGGACAACTTCCTCGGCGGCAAGCTGCTGGACTGGGCCATCGTCGAACGCCTGCTGATCCCGGCGGCGGCCCGCGAGCACGGTCTGGGCGACCTGCGGCGCGGGGACCCGCGCTGGATCAAGGAGATCAACAAGCTGAAGCTCGCCGCGGAGGCGGCGAAGATCCGACTGTCGCAGGCCGGGTCCGCCGAGATCCTGGTGGAGCTGCGCGACACCGACGGCGACTTCGTGGAGTTCGAGTACGACCTGACCCGCTCCGAGGTGGAGCGGCTCACCGAGCCACTGATCGTCCGGTCGGTCAACCTGTGCCGCAACGCGCTGACCGAGAGCGGGCTCGGCCCGTCCGACATCGAGAAGGTGCTGCTGGTGGGCGGGCCGACGCTCTCGCCGTACCTGCGCGAGCGGCTCGCCGACCCGGTGGAGGGGCTCGGCATCCCGATCGACCACGGGCAGGACCCGATCACCGCCGTCGCGCGCGGCGCGGCCATCTTCGCGGGCGGTCAGTTGCTCGACGCGCCGGCGTCGGCCGCCCCGCTCCCGCCCGGTCGGTACGCGGTCGCGCTGGACTACCAGCCGGTCGGCCCCGACACCGAGCCGCTGGTCGGCGGCACCGTCTCCGGCGGCGACATCGCGGGGTTCACCATCGAGTTCGTCAACACCGCGACGCGTCCGGCCTGGCGGAGCGGTGCCGTGCCGCTGACCGACGCCGGCGCGTTCACCGTGTACCTGCGGGCCGAACGCGGCGTCGCCAACGCGTTCCAGATCGAGCTGGCCGACGCGACCGGAGCCCCGCGCAAGGTGACCCCCGGCACGTTGACGTACACGGTCGGCGTGGTCGACACGCAGCCGCCGCTCACCCAGTCGATCGGCATCGGCCTGGCCGGCAACGAGGTCGAGTGGCTGATCAAACGGGGGACGCCGCTGCCCGCCCGCCGCCGGGTGCTGTTGCGCACCACGGTCGCGGTGAGCGCCGGCTCCAGCGACGGGATGATCCTGATCCCGGTGCTGGAGGGCGAGCACACGCGCGCCGACCGCAACACCCGCATCGGCCGGCTGGAGGTCAAGCCGGAGCAGGTGCGGCGCGACGTGCCCGAGGGCAGCGAGATCGACCTCACCATCACCATCGACGAGTCCCGGCTGGTGGTCGCGCGCGCCTATGTCGCCCTGCTGGACGAGGAGTTCGAGCACGTCATCAACCTCGGCACCGAACGCGTCCCGGACGCCGACGAACTGGCCCGCGACACCGAGGCCGAGCTGCGTCGCCTGGAGGCGGCCCGCCGCGAGGCCCGCGAGTACGGCGACGCCCGCAGCGCCAAGGTGCTGGAGCGGATCGAGGCCGAGCGCATCGCCGAGGACGTCGACGCCATGGTGAAGGCCGCCCCGGTCGACCGCGACGCCGCCACGGCCGGGTCCAAACGGCTGCAGGACCTCAAGGCGGCCACCGACGAGGTGGAGGCCGAGCTGGAGTGGCCCAAGCTCACCCAGGAGGCCCGGGACATGATCGACGCGGCCCGGCAGGTCGTGCTGTCCCGCAACGACGCGGGGGAGATCGCCCGGCTGGGCCAGGCCGAGGCGTCCATCACCGACGCCATCAGCGCCCACGATCCCGACCTGCTGCGGCAGCGCATCGAGGAGTTGCGCGTGATGGTCCTGCGGATCCTGAGCGAGTCGGGCGAGCTGGACCGGCTCGTCTTCGAGGACCTGGAGCGGCTCGTTCCGGAGATGGGCGACCCGGCCGAGGCGCGCCGGCTCGTCTCGGTCGGCGGGGACGCGCTGCGGCGCGGCGACCTGGCGATGCTCAAGGAGATCAACGCGGCCCTCCGCTCCCTGCTGCCCACGCCGCCTTTGCCGCCGGACCCGTTCAGCACCGTTCGGAGGGGCCGGTGA
- a CDS encoding aspartate kinase, protein MALVVQKYGGSSVADAEGVKRVAQRIVATKKAGNDVVVVVSAMGDTTDELIDLAEQVSPLPPGRELDMLLTAGERISMALLAMAIATLGHEARSFTGSQAGVITDGSHGKARIIDVTPGRIRGALDEGAIAIVAGFQGVSQDSKDITTLGRGGSDTTAVALAAALEADVCEIYSDVDGVFTADPRIVPTARRIPAISYEEMLEMAACGAKILHLRCVEYARRYNIPIHVRSSFSQRPGTWISDSSEGSEMEQAIISGVAHDRSEAKVTVVGVPDKVGEAATIFSVLSDAGINLDMIVQNVSAAATGRTDISFTLPATDGQTALTALNKIKERIGFESLRYDDRIGKISLIGAGMRSHPGVTAKFFAAIAEAGVNIEMISTSEIRISIIVAQDDVEGAVNAAHRAFELDAEQVEAVVYGGTGR, encoded by the coding sequence GTGGCTCTTGTCGTGCAGAAGTACGGTGGCTCCTCCGTCGCGGACGCCGAAGGCGTCAAGCGGGTCGCCCAGCGCATCGTCGCGACGAAGAAGGCGGGCAACGACGTGGTCGTCGTGGTCTCCGCCATGGGCGACACTACGGACGAGCTGATCGACCTGGCCGAGCAGGTCAGCCCGCTGCCCCCGGGGCGCGAGCTGGACATGCTGCTGACGGCCGGGGAGCGGATCTCGATGGCGCTGCTGGCGATGGCGATCGCCACGCTGGGCCACGAGGCACGGTCGTTCACCGGCTCCCAGGCCGGTGTGATCACCGACGGCTCCCACGGCAAAGCCCGGATCATCGACGTGACACCGGGCCGGATCCGGGGGGCGCTCGACGAGGGCGCCATCGCGATCGTCGCCGGCTTCCAGGGCGTCTCCCAGGACTCCAAGGACATCACCACGCTCGGCCGCGGCGGCTCCGACACCACGGCCGTCGCGCTCGCCGCCGCCCTGGAGGCGGACGTCTGCGAGATCTACAGTGATGTGGACGGCGTGTTCACCGCCGACCCCCGGATCGTGCCGACCGCCCGCCGCATCCCCGCCATCTCGTACGAGGAGATGCTGGAGATGGCGGCCTGCGGCGCCAAGATCCTGCACCTGCGCTGCGTGGAGTACGCGCGCCGCTACAACATCCCGATCCATGTGCGGTCCTCGTTCAGTCAACGACCCGGAACGTGGATCTCCGACAGCAGCGAGGGAAGTGAGATGGAGCAGGCGATCATCTCCGGCGTCGCGCACGACCGCAGCGAGGCCAAGGTCACCGTGGTGGGCGTGCCCGACAAGGTCGGTGAGGCGGCCACGATCTTCTCGGTGCTCTCCGACGCCGGGATCAACCTGGACATGATCGTCCAGAACGTGTCGGCGGCGGCCACCGGCCGCACCGACATCTCGTTCACGCTGCCGGCCACCGACGGGCAGACCGCGCTGACCGCGCTGAACAAGATCAAGGAGCGGATCGGCTTCGAGTCGCTGCGCTACGACGACCGGATCGGCAAGATCTCGCTGATCGGCGCCGGGATGCGCTCGCACCCCGGGGTCACCGCCAAGTTCTTCGCCGCCATCGCCGAGGCCGGCGTCAACATCGAGATGATCTCCACCTCGGAGATCCGGATCTCGATCATCGTGGCCCAGGACGACGTGGAGGGCGCGGTCAACGCCGCGCACCGCGCGTTCGAGCTGGACGCCGAGCAGGTCGAGGCGGTCGTGTACGGAGGTACCGGACGATGA
- a CDS encoding aspartate-semialdehyde dehydrogenase, with product MSTRKPTLAVVGATGAVGTVMLDLLSTREDVYGEIRLVASPRSAGKKLSVRGEEVEVVALAPEVFDGVDIAMFDTPDEISAQWAPVAVSRGAVAVDNSGAFRMDSDVPLVVPEVNAEAALNRPRGIIANPNCTTLSMIVAMGALHRQYGLRELVVASYQAASGAGQSGIDTLYDQLEKVGGNRGVGERAGDVRSLVGDDLGPFPAPLAMNVVPWAGSLKDDGWTSEELKVRNESRKILGLPDLRVNATCVRVPVVTTHSLAVHAVFDRVVDQREAQAVLAGSPGVVLVDDPEAREFPTPADVVGTDPTWVGRVRRSLDDPKGLDLFLCGDNLRKGAALNTAQIAELVAAELTA from the coding sequence ATGAGCACCCGTAAGCCCACCCTGGCGGTCGTCGGCGCGACCGGCGCCGTCGGCACCGTGATGCTGGACCTGCTCTCCACCCGCGAGGACGTGTACGGCGAGATCCGCCTGGTCGCCTCGCCCCGTTCGGCGGGCAAGAAGCTGTCCGTGCGCGGCGAGGAGGTCGAGGTCGTCGCGCTGGCCCCCGAGGTCTTCGACGGCGTGGACATCGCCATGTTCGACACCCCGGACGAGATCTCCGCCCAGTGGGCGCCGGTGGCCGTGTCCCGTGGCGCGGTCGCGGTCGACAACTCGGGCGCGTTCCGGATGGACTCCGACGTGCCGCTGGTCGTTCCGGAGGTGAACGCCGAGGCCGCGTTGAACCGGCCGCGCGGGATCATCGCCAACCCCAACTGCACCACCCTGTCGATGATCGTCGCGATGGGCGCCCTGCACCGCCAGTACGGCCTGCGCGAGCTGGTCGTGGCGTCGTACCAGGCCGCGTCCGGGGCCGGCCAGTCCGGCATCGACACCCTGTACGACCAGTTGGAGAAGGTCGGCGGCAACCGGGGCGTCGGCGAGCGCGCCGGCGATGTCCGCAGCCTGGTGGGCGACGACCTCGGACCGTTCCCGGCGCCGCTGGCGATGAACGTGGTGCCGTGGGCGGGCTCCCTCAAGGACGACGGCTGGACGTCGGAGGAGCTCAAGGTCCGCAACGAGTCCCGCAAGATCCTGGGGCTGCCCGACCTGCGGGTGAACGCCACCTGCGTGCGGGTGCCCGTCGTGACCACGCACTCTTTGGCGGTCCACGCCGTCTTCGACCGTGTGGTCGACCAGCGGGAGGCGCAGGCCGTTCTGGCGGGCTCCCCGGGTGTGGTCCTGGTGGACGACCCGGAGGCCCGCGAGTTCCCGACGCCGGCCGACGTGGTGGGCACCGACCCGACGTGGGTGGGTCGGGTGCGCCGTTCGCTGGACGACCCGAAGGGGTTGGACCTGTTCCTGTGCGGCGACAACCTGCGCAAGGGCGCCGCCCTGAACACCGCGCAGATCGCCGAGCTGGTGGCGGCCGAGCTGACCGCCTGA
- a CDS encoding SigE family RNA polymerase sigma factor — protein sequence MTFEEFLAARLPALLRFATALSGDPHRAEDVVQEVLVRAERRWRRIIRMQAPEAYLKRMITNEYLSWRRRRSSAEVPMADGTLTAAGEAQADSTEPHADRDALWSLITALPPRRRAALVLRFYEELSYAEIGDVLGCSEATARSHVSLALAALRGDLAGRSRGLASVPKRDPREA from the coding sequence GTGACGTTCGAGGAGTTTCTCGCCGCGCGGCTGCCGGCGCTGCTGCGGTTCGCCACCGCGCTCAGCGGTGATCCGCACCGCGCGGAGGACGTGGTGCAGGAGGTCCTCGTCCGCGCGGAACGCCGGTGGCGGCGGATCATCCGCATGCAGGCGCCCGAGGCGTACCTCAAGCGCATGATCACCAACGAGTACCTGTCATGGCGCCGACGCCGGTCGTCGGCGGAGGTGCCGATGGCGGACGGCACGCTGACGGCGGCCGGTGAGGCGCAGGCCGACTCGACCGAGCCCCACGCCGACCGGGACGCCCTGTGGTCGTTGATCACCGCGCTGCCGCCCAGACGACGCGCGGCGCTGGTGCTGCGCTTCTACGAGGAGCTCTCGTATGCGGAGATCGGCGACGTCCTCGGCTGTTCGGAGGCCACCGCGCGATCCCACGTGTCGCTCGCGCTCGCGGCACTGCGCGGGGACCTCGCCGGACGGTCTCGGGGTCTGGCGTCCGTACCGAAGCGGGATCCGAGGGAGGCATGA
- a CDS encoding FAD-binding oxidoreductase, with translation MHKRREVLRAGATVTAGGLAAGLPGTGTSEAAPVPAQTAGPEASAWNDLRSHLSPAARLCRPGDQAYVRLARPWNLRYTHRRPAAILTCATSKDVQSAVRWARTHGVPLVPRSGGHNYAGHSTTSGLLLNLRGINQVVPHGDRLWVGGGATNSDVYQAGTARTGLYFPGGRCAGVGVAGLTLGGGLGFNDRKWGLTCDRLVATEVVLADGTLVRAGERENADLFWACRGGAGGNFGVNVGFLYDAVHVARQVATTFDLTFALRQGVTVMGLVQEILQRDTTGDLDLRVTFVNHGNGPGDCRVLVLGQYLGDESALRYLIAPLLALGPAREVLRQSDFWTAQHRLAMFGEQEALATKSLVPDHWLGPETVAAVMDWIRRWQPGVRGNVTHVTLFAMGGRTAEVDPHETAFPHRNATFVIDVGAVWKAGSSREVVQRLLDQITTIHRRLSRDLETTAAYVNFPDPDLVDWQTAYYGANYARLLRVKRRYDGDNVFTYRQAIGSTL, from the coding sequence ATGCATAAACGACGTGAAGTCCTGCGCGCCGGCGCGACGGTCACCGCCGGTGGCCTGGCCGCCGGCCTCCCGGGAACGGGGACCTCCGAGGCTGCGCCCGTTCCCGCCCAAACGGCCGGGCCCGAAGCGTCCGCATGGAACGACCTGCGCAGCCATCTGAGCCCGGCGGCGCGCCTGTGCCGTCCGGGCGACCAGGCGTACGTGAGGCTCGCGCGGCCGTGGAACCTCCGCTACACGCATCGCCGCCCGGCGGCGATCCTCACCTGCGCCACGTCCAAGGACGTGCAGTCCGCCGTGCGTTGGGCGCGCACGCACGGCGTACCGCTCGTCCCACGCTCGGGCGGGCACAACTACGCGGGCCACTCGACCACCTCGGGTCTGCTGCTCAACCTGCGCGGCATCAACCAGGTGGTGCCCCACGGCGATCGGCTGTGGGTCGGCGGCGGCGCGACCAACTCCGACGTGTACCAGGCCGGCACCGCCCGTACCGGCCTGTACTTCCCCGGCGGACGCTGTGCCGGCGTCGGCGTCGCCGGGTTGACCCTCGGCGGCGGCCTCGGTTTCAACGACCGCAAGTGGGGCCTGACCTGCGACCGGCTGGTGGCGACGGAGGTCGTTCTCGCGGACGGCACGCTGGTGCGGGCCGGTGAACGGGAGAACGCGGACCTGTTCTGGGCGTGCCGTGGCGGGGCGGGCGGCAACTTCGGCGTCAACGTCGGCTTCCTGTACGACGCCGTGCACGTCGCCCGCCAGGTCGCCACGACGTTCGACCTGACCTTCGCGCTGCGGCAGGGGGTGACCGTGATGGGACTCGTTCAGGAGATCCTCCAGCGGGACACCACCGGCGACCTCGACCTGCGCGTCACCTTCGTCAACCACGGCAACGGGCCCGGCGACTGCCGCGTCCTGGTCTTGGGGCAGTACCTCGGCGACGAGTCGGCGCTGCGCTATCTGATCGCCCCGCTGCTGGCCCTGGGCCCGGCCCGGGAGGTCCTCCGGCAGAGCGATTTCTGGACGGCACAACACCGCCTCGCCATGTTCGGCGAACAGGAGGCGCTGGCCACCAAGTCCCTGGTCCCCGACCACTGGCTCGGCCCCGAGACCGTCGCCGCCGTCATGGACTGGATCCGCCGCTGGCAGCCCGGCGTCAGGGGCAACGTCACACACGTCACCCTGTTCGCCATGGGGGGCCGAACGGCCGAGGTGGACCCGCACGAGACCGCGTTCCCGCACCGGAACGCGACGTTCGTCATCGACGTGGGGGCGGTGTGGAAGGCGGGTTCGTCCCGTGAGGTCGTCCAGCGCCTCCTCGACCAGATCACCACGATCCACCGACGACTCAGCCGCGACCTGGAGACGACGGCGGCCTACGTCAACTTTCCCGATCCGGACCTGGTCGACTGGCAGACGGCGTACTACGGGGCGAACTACGCCCGGCTCCTCAGGGTCAAGCGCCGCTACGACGGCGACAACGTCTTCACCTACCGCCAGGCCATCGGCTCCACGCTCTGA